One window from the genome of Deinococcus sp. NW-56 encodes:
- a CDS encoding disulfide bond formation protein B translates to MTRDNRLYLAWVVALVATLGSLYFSEVRGFAPCVLCWYQRIAMYPLALLLGLAALRGDLGIRGYALALAGIGWIIALIQNLEDWGVIPVLRVCSANNAVPCDVHWPVWDGPLAGLNSVLTIPVLSMIAFTLIIGLLSWRRERRV, encoded by the coding sequence GTGACCCGCGACAACCGCCTCTATCTCGCCTGGGTCGTCGCGCTGGTCGCGACCCTGGGCAGCCTGTACTTCAGCGAGGTCCGGGGATTTGCCCCCTGCGTGCTGTGCTGGTATCAGCGCATCGCCATGTACCCGCTGGCACTGCTGCTGGGGCTGGCGGCGCTGCGCGGCGACCTGGGCATCCGGGGCTACGCGCTGGCGCTGGCCGGGATCGGCTGGATCATCGCCCTGATTCAGAACCTGGAAGACTGGGGCGTGATTCCGGTCCTGCGCGTGTGCAGCGCGAACAACGCCGTACCGTGTGACGTGCACTGGCCGGTGTGGGACGGGCCGCTGGCGGGCCTGAACTCGGTGCTGACCATTCCGGTGCTGTCCATGATCGCCTTTACCTTGATCATCGGGCTGCTGAGCTGGCGGCGCGAGCGGCGAGTGTGA
- the lysA gene encoding diaminopimelate decarboxylase: MIPRADLHTAADRFGTPLYVYDAAELDAALGRVRSAFGGARVYYAMKANPNLTLLRRLHAAGVGFECVSGGEIARAEEVGASGDRVLVNGPAKLPGEYAAGARLGATFVVDREEEVGLLPPGSRALVRVNPALAVSTHDHLATGAAGSKFGVTPAQVPGALRALRDGGHTALGLHVHIGSAIRDAADFSAAFARLAELHLAVGDLDVLDVGGGWGVDADLPGIAREARAAARVFGAELWVEPGRYLVARAGTLLTRVVGQKRTGRPFLLTDAGMTELLRPMLYGAEHPVTALWEGEPAGVWDVAGPACESGDLLARDVPLPTPVPGGLLAIGEAGAYGASMSSTYLTRPRPAEALWEGSEWRLIRRRETPQDVWAMETGLE; the protein is encoded by the coding sequence GTGATTCCCCGCGCCGACCTCCACACCGCCGCCGACCGCTTCGGCACGCCTCTCTACGTCTACGACGCCGCCGAGTTGGACGCGGCGCTGGGACGGGTGCGCTCCGCTTTCGGGGGGGCGCGGGTGTACTACGCCATGAAGGCCAACCCCAACCTCACCCTCTTGCGGCGCCTGCACGCGGCGGGGGTGGGCTTCGAGTGCGTCAGCGGCGGCGAGATCGCCCGGGCGGAGGAGGTCGGGGCCTCCGGGGACCGGGTGCTCGTCAACGGACCGGCCAAGCTGCCCGGCGAGTACGCGGCGGGGGCGCGACTGGGCGCGACTTTCGTGGTGGACCGCGAGGAGGAGGTGGGCCTGCTGCCCCCCGGCTCGCGGGCACTCGTGCGGGTGAATCCGGCGCTCGCGGTGAGCACCCACGACCACCTCGCCACGGGCGCGGCAGGGAGCAAGTTCGGGGTGACGCCTGCCCAGGTGCCCGGCGCGCTGCGGGCGCTGCGGGACGGGGGGCACACGGCGCTGGGCCTGCACGTCCATATCGGCAGCGCGATTCGGGACGCCGCCGACTTCAGCGCGGCCTTCGCACGGCTGGCCGAGTTGCATCTGGCGGTGGGCGACTTGGACGTGCTCGACGTGGGTGGCGGCTGGGGGGTAGACGCCGACCTGCCGGGCATCGCGCGGGAGGCGCGGGCGGCGGCGAGGGTCTTCGGAGCCGAGCTGTGGGTCGAGCCGGGGCGGTATCTCGTCGCGCGGGCGGGCACCCTGCTCACGCGGGTGGTGGGCCAGAAGCGCACCGGCCGCCCCTTCCTGCTTACGGACGCGGGCATGACCGAGCTGCTGCGCCCCATGCTGTACGGGGCCGAGCACCCGGTCACGGCCTTGTGGGAGGGTGAGCCTGCGGGGGTGTGGGACGTGGCGGGGCCAGCCTGCGAGAGTGGCGACCTGCTCGCCCGGGATGTGCCCCTCCCCACGCCGGTACCCGGCGGGCTGCTGGCGATTGGGGAGGCCGGGGCCTACGGCGCAAGCATGAGCAGCACTTACCTCACCCGCCCGCGCCCCGCCGAGGCGCTCTGGGAGGGCAGCGAGTGGCGGCTCATCCGTCGCCGCGAGACGCCGCAGGACGTGTGGGCGATGGAGACCGGCCTGGAGTGA
- a CDS encoding AAA family ATPase, translating into MNAGSPAGQLIVVNGTSSAGKTTFCEALQDALPEPYLLTGYDAFWASMPARYFPWETHEEDGIRYVTGVQAGRPSTTLQLGPVGQRTVSGGHHAVAALLASGHNVIADVLFVHPDWFAEARRLWTPFAPLWIALKPPLAVSEEWEAGREATLAGRPTGLARGLFAAVHAHGPPDLELDSSRRSADELAQAVVAWLGRGRPQPFGGMGTRGR; encoded by the coding sequence TTGAACGCGGGTTCACCGGCGGGGCAGCTCATTGTCGTCAACGGGACGTCCAGCGCAGGCAAGACGACCTTTTGTGAGGCGCTGCAAGACGCGCTCCCCGAGCCTTACCTGCTCACGGGATACGACGCTTTCTGGGCCAGCATGCCCGCCCGCTACTTTCCCTGGGAGACGCACGAGGAGGACGGCATTCGGTACGTCACCGGGGTTCAGGCAGGACGGCCCAGCACCACGTTGCAACTCGGGCCGGTGGGACAGCGCACCGTGTCGGGCGGTCATCACGCCGTGGCCGCGCTGCTGGCCTCGGGCCACAATGTGATCGCGGACGTGCTGTTCGTGCACCCCGACTGGTTCGCGGAAGCGAGGCGGCTGTGGACCCCCTTCGCTCCGCTGTGGATCGCCCTGAAACCTCCCCTGGCGGTCAGCGAGGAGTGGGAGGCGGGGCGGGAAGCGACCCTGGCGGGCCGACCCACTGGCCTCGCGCGGGGCCTCTTCGCCGCCGTCCACGCCCACGGTCCCCCCGACCTGGAACTCGATTCCTCGCGGCGCTCTGCCGACGAGCTGGCTCAGGCGGTCGTGGCCTGGCTGGGCCGTGGGCGTCCCCAGCCTTTTGGCGGGATGGGGACACGCGGCCGTTAG
- a CDS encoding SDR family NAD(P)-dependent oxidoreductase, translating to MTRARRTAPPAAAPALPPGVVVVTGAARGIGRAITELYAERGHRVLGVDLTLPPALRGHPRVRADVSTAAGRERIVRAVREEGGVAVLVNNAAFQGAPGSVLEVSERGWSRTLGVNLTAPLLLTRALIDLMAPGSAVVNVASVQGLFAEQNNAAYSASKGGLVNLTRAMSLDLAPRGVRVNAVAPGAIATESVLAAIAESGDPEQTRRDYEDLHALRRLGEPREVAQAVYFLASPEASFLTGAILPVDGGMTASFMMAGRPV from the coding sequence ATGACCCGTGCCCGCCGCACCGCCCCGCCTGCTGCCGCTCCCGCCCTGCCGCCCGGCGTGGTGGTCGTGACCGGCGCCGCGCGGGGCATCGGCCGCGCGATCACCGAGCTGTACGCCGAGCGGGGCCACCGGGTGCTGGGGGTGGACCTTACCCTGCCGCCCGCCCTGCGGGGGCACCCCCGCGTCCGCGCCGACGTGAGTACTGCCGCCGGGCGCGAGCGCATCGTGCGGGCCGTGCGCGAGGAGGGCGGGGTCGCCGTGCTCGTCAACAACGCGGCCTTTCAGGGAGCGCCCGGTAGCGTGCTGGAGGTCAGCGAACGGGGCTGGAGCCGCACCCTGGGCGTGAACCTGACCGCACCGCTGCTGCTCACGCGGGCCTTGATCGACCTGATGGCGCCGGGCAGTGCCGTCGTCAACGTGGCGAGCGTGCAGGGCCTCTTCGCAGAGCAGAACAACGCCGCCTACAGCGCCAGCAAGGGTGGCCTGGTCAACCTCACCCGCGCCATGAGCCTCGACCTGGCCCCGCGCGGCGTGCGGGTCAACGCCGTGGCCCCCGGCGCCATCGCCACCGAGAGCGTCCTGGCCGCCATCGCGGAGTCCGGCGACCCCGAGCAGACCCGCCGCGACTACGAGGACCTGCACGCCCTGCGCCGCCTGGGCGAGCCGCGCGAGGTGGCGCAGGCGGTGTATTTCCTGGCGAGCCCGGAGGCCAGCTTCCTGACCGGGGCAATCCTCCCGGTAGACGGCGGGATGACGGCCAGTTTCATGATGGCGGGACGGCCGGTCTGA
- a CDS encoding TerC family protein has product MLETLFGWISQPEAWLAFGTLLLLEIVLGIDNVIFISILAGKLPPEQRQRARTVGLMAALVMRLGLLFSISWIYSLQNDLFSVFGRGFSGRDLILIFGGLFLLYKAVKEMHEQLEGPGTHEPGTGTKVAAAGFAAIIGQIMLLDIVFSLDSVITAVGMADDIGVMVSAVVLTVLIMLVAARPIGEFVQAHPTVKMLALAFLLLIGVNLIADGFGFKIPKGYTYFAMGFAIMVELLNLRARKGKPVELHDTGRHPDKA; this is encoded by the coding sequence GTGTTAGAAACCCTGTTCGGCTGGATCAGTCAGCCCGAGGCCTGGCTGGCCTTTGGCACCCTGCTGCTGCTGGAGATCGTCCTCGGCATCGACAACGTCATTTTCATCAGCATCCTGGCGGGCAAGCTGCCGCCCGAGCAGCGGCAACGCGCCCGCACCGTGGGCTTAATGGCCGCGCTGGTGATGCGCCTGGGGCTGCTGTTCTCGATCTCGTGGATCTACAGCCTGCAAAACGACCTCTTCTCGGTCTTCGGACGTGGCTTTTCGGGGCGTGACCTGATTCTGATCTTCGGGGGACTCTTCCTGCTGTACAAGGCCGTCAAGGAGATGCACGAGCAGCTCGAAGGCCCCGGCACCCACGAGCCGGGCACCGGAACGAAAGTCGCCGCAGCGGGCTTCGCGGCGATCATCGGGCAGATCATGCTGCTGGACATCGTGTTCAGCCTCGACTCGGTGATCACGGCGGTCGGGATGGCCGACGACATCGGCGTGATGGTGAGCGCGGTCGTGCTGACGGTGCTGATCATGCTCGTCGCCGCGCGGCCCATCGGGGAATTCGTGCAGGCGCACCCCACCGTCAAGATGCTGGCCCTGGCCTTCCTGCTGCTGATCGGCGTGAACCTGATCGCGGACGGCTTCGGCTTCAAGATCCCCAAGGGCTACACCTACTTCGCGATGGGCTTCGCCATCATGGTCGAGTTGCTGAACCTGCGGGCGCGGAAAGGCAAGCCGGTCGAGCTGCACGACACGGGGCGCCACCCCGACAAGGCGTAA
- a CDS encoding MalY/PatB family protein yields MTHPDLPTPDQPELEVPELAPEPAASPYSSLDPATLRHPDSMKWTFYPEDVLPLWVADMDFPVAPAIVEALQERLTHGLGYGQMMGDARLIAALGEKLAGHGLTDLPREGFSFIPGVVPGIYAAVAALSAPGEPVLTMTPIYYPFHQAITAQGRRVAAAPLREPRDSGGRWEIDWEALEAAAPGCRLLLLCHPHNPSGRVWDKEELERLRDFVLRHDLQVMSDELHADLRLSDVPFESFAADPRVRSRTVTLTGPAKAYNTAGLGIGVMVGHDPELVKRVRGAAGGLMGHPSTLSVTAWRAALEGAGPWLRETVAYLRGNRDVMAAFVEARLPWARFSPPEATYLGWLDLRAHPRAADMQQFLLDEARVAVQGGPLFAPGEEGTRYQGCVRVNFATSRPILIEALERMTAALERANQAGG; encoded by the coding sequence ATGACCCACCCAGACCTCCCCACCCCCGACCAGCCCGAGCTGGAGGTGCCCGAACTGGCTCCCGAGCCTGCCGCCTCCCCCTACAGCTCCCTTGACCCCGCCACGCTGCGCCATCCCGACAGCATGAAGTGGACCTTCTACCCGGAGGACGTGCTGCCCCTATGGGTGGCCGACATGGACTTCCCGGTCGCGCCTGCCATCGTGGAGGCGTTGCAGGAGCGCCTGACGCATGGGCTGGGCTACGGGCAGATGATGGGGGACGCCCGCCTGATCGCGGCCCTCGGGGAGAAGCTGGCGGGCCACGGCCTGACCGACCTGCCGCGCGAAGGCTTTTCCTTCATTCCGGGCGTGGTGCCGGGCATCTACGCGGCGGTCGCGGCCCTGAGTGCGCCGGGCGAACCCGTGCTCACCATGACGCCGATCTACTACCCCTTCCATCAGGCGATCACGGCCCAGGGCCGCCGGGTGGCCGCCGCGCCGCTGCGCGAGCCGCGAGATTCGGGCGGACGCTGGGAGATCGACTGGGAGGCTCTGGAAGCCGCCGCCCCCGGCTGCCGCCTGCTGCTGCTGTGCCACCCCCACAACCCCAGCGGGCGCGTCTGGGACAAAGAAGAACTGGAGCGGCTGCGCGATTTCGTGCTTCGCCACGACCTCCAGGTCATGTCCGACGAACTGCACGCCGACCTGCGGCTCTCGGACGTGCCCTTCGAGTCCTTTGCCGCCGACCCCCGCGTGCGCTCCCGCACGGTGACGCTGACCGGCCCCGCCAAGGCTTACAACACGGCGGGCCTGGGCATCGGCGTGATGGTGGGCCATGACCCCGAACTCGTCAAGCGGGTGCGTGGGGCGGCGGGCGGGCTGATGGGCCACCCCTCCACCCTGAGCGTGACCGCGTGGCGGGCGGCGCTGGAGGGAGCGGGGCCGTGGCTGCGCGAGACGGTCGCCTACCTGCGCGGCAACCGCGACGTGATGGCGGCCTTCGTGGAGGCGCGGCTGCCCTGGGCACGTTTCTCGCCGCCCGAGGCGACCTACCTGGGCTGGCTGGACCTGCGGGCGCATCCCCGCGCTGCCGACATGCAGCAGTTCCTCCTCGACGAGGCCCGCGTTGCCGTGCAGGGCGGTCCCCTCTTCGCGCCGGGGGAGGAGGGCACGCGCTACCAGGGCTGCGTGCGCGTCAACTTTGCCACCAGCCGCCCGATTCTGATCGAGGCGCTGGAGCGGATGACGGCGGCGCTGGAGCGGGCGAACCAGGCGGGAGGCTAA
- a CDS encoding ATP phosphoribosyltransferase regulatory subunit — translation MPPVTLSPRLPGPAVPEGTRDVLPPEWQQREHLRGRLAAEFAGWGYRGVDVPALEFADPGHPQDARAFKLIDVGGEVLALRGEFTTAVGRLVRSRFAGGPFPLRLQYGGRLWLRALTSELGRLREFAQVGVELIGVSTPQADAELLALGRRALEVVGVVPVMEVGYPGFVDAVLEDAGLSPAAREALHGAIDRKSGADVDLLAARHGLEAGVTRTLHTLTDLYGGPEVLAQAGELARGERARAAVAHLQAVAGRAEGALLFDLGASRRYGYYTGLTFRAYAPGLNQPLLGGGRYDLGGLPGAGFAIGLERLTEVAARGLPPEPEVVLALDAAGAEHARAAGLTAELAWTEDRAELLAYCAARGIRRWAQGQTLTEVPA, via the coding sequence ATACCGCCCGTGACTCTCTCCCCCCGCCTCCCCGGTCCCGCCGTCCCCGAGGGCACCCGCGACGTGCTGCCGCCCGAGTGGCAACAGCGCGAGCATCTGCGGGGGCGGCTGGCCGCCGAGTTCGCAGGGTGGGGCTACCGGGGCGTGGACGTGCCCGCGCTGGAGTTCGCCGACCCCGGCCACCCGCAAGACGCCCGCGCCTTCAAGCTGATCGACGTGGGCGGCGAGGTGCTGGCCCTGCGCGGCGAGTTCACGACGGCGGTGGGGCGGCTGGTGCGCTCGCGCTTTGCCGGGGGGCCGTTTCCGCTGCGGCTGCAGTACGGTGGGCGGCTGTGGCTGCGGGCGCTGACAAGCGAGCTGGGGCGCCTGCGCGAGTTCGCCCAGGTCGGCGTGGAGCTGATCGGCGTCTCCACCCCGCAGGCTGACGCGGAACTGCTCGCCCTGGGGCGCCGGGCGCTGGAGGTGGTGGGCGTGGTCCCCGTGATGGAGGTGGGCTATCCCGGCTTCGTGGACGCGGTGCTGGAGGACGCGGGCCTTTCCCCCGCCGCTCGGGAGGCGCTGCACGGGGCCATCGACCGCAAGAGCGGCGCGGACGTGGACCTGCTCGCCGCGCGGCATGGGCTGGAGGCCGGGGTGACGCGGACCCTGCATACCCTGACCGACCTGTACGGCGGCCCGGAGGTGCTGGCACAGGCGGGCGAACTCGCGCGGGGCGAGCGGGCGCGGGCGGCGGTGGCGCACCTGCAGGCGGTCGCGGGGCGGGCGGAGGGGGCCTTGCTGTTCGACCTCGGGGCCAGCCGCCGCTACGGGTACTACACCGGGCTGACCTTCCGGGCCTACGCGCCAGGGCTGAACCAGCCGCTGCTGGGGGGCGGGCGCTACGACCTCGGCGGGTTGCCGGGGGCGGGCTTCGCCATCGGGCTGGAGCGGCTGACCGAGGTGGCGGCGCGGGGATTGCCCCCCGAGCCGGAGGTGGTGCTGGCGCTGGACGCGGCGGGGGCCGAACACGCCCGCGCCGCCGGACTCACTGCCGAACTCGCCTGGACCGAGGACCGCGCCGAACTGCTCGCCTATTGCGCGGCGCGGGGCATTCGCCGGTGGGCGCAGGGGCAGACCCTGACCGAGGTGCCCGCATGA
- the nth gene encoding endonuclease III produces MPRPTPAQEAPPPAHLPEVLRRLREAYLPTLPAPRISPEPLDDLVETILAQQNTGTVTRRQFAALKAAYPVWEAALADGPDGVEATLRGAGGGLARMKADYIWNVLHRLEETRGHLSLRDLRSLPDAEVRALLESLPGVGMKTASLLMLFDLARPAIPVENHIGRVAARLDLVPARWSLLKIERWFDEVLPHEWSVRYAAHVATIRHGRQTCLARRPRCEACVLRDLCPSAGLFLSGERET; encoded by the coding sequence GTGCCGCGCCCCACTCCCGCCCAGGAGGCCCCGCCGCCCGCACACCTGCCCGAGGTGCTGCGCAGGCTGCGTGAGGCCTACCTGCCCACCCTCCCCGCGCCGCGCATCAGCCCCGAACCGCTCGATGACCTTGTGGAGACGATCCTCGCGCAGCAGAACACGGGGACGGTGACCCGGCGGCAGTTCGCCGCCCTGAAAGCCGCCTACCCGGTCTGGGAGGCGGCCCTCGCCGACGGCCCCGACGGGGTGGAGGCCACCCTGCGCGGCGCGGGCGGCGGCCTGGCGCGGATGAAAGCGGACTACATCTGGAACGTGCTGCACCGCCTGGAGGAAACGCGCGGCCACCTCAGCCTGCGCGACCTGCGTTCCCTGCCGGACGCGGAGGTGCGGGCGCTCCTCGAATCCCTCCCCGGCGTCGGAATGAAGACCGCGTCGCTCCTCATGCTGTTCGATCTGGCCCGCCCCGCCATCCCGGTCGAGAACCACATCGGGCGGGTGGCGGCGCGGCTCGACCTCGTGCCTGCCCGCTGGAGCCTGCTCAAGATCGAGCGCTGGTTCGACGAGGTGCTGCCCCACGAGTGGAGCGTCCGCTACGCCGCCCACGTCGCCACCATCCGCCACGGCCGCCAGACCTGCCTCGCCCGCCGCCCCCGCTGCGAGGCGTGCGTGCTGCGCGACCTCTGCCCCTCGGCCGGGCTGTTCCTGAGCGGTGAGCGTGAGACTTGA
- the hisG gene encoding ATP phosphoribosyltransferase encodes MSPAPVRGPEHLTLALPKGRILTEAAALLTQAGLPLELPGPSRALRHELPGLTVLELRNQDVPVYVDLGVADFGIVGKDVLVESGRAVFEPVDLRFAACRLSLIREVGAGGPITRVATKYPRSARAYLAAQGIPAEIVKLSGNIELAALTGLADAVVDLVQTGSTLRANGLEERDVLFHSSARLVVNRTALKLRRERLRPLIERLRELVATG; translated from the coding sequence ATGAGTCCGGCTCCCGTGCGCGGCCCCGAGCACCTCACCCTCGCGCTGCCCAAGGGCCGCATCCTGACCGAAGCCGCCGCGCTGCTCACCCAGGCCGGGCTGCCGCTGGAACTGCCCGGCCCCTCGCGGGCGCTGCGGCACGAGCTTCCGGGCCTGACGGTGCTGGAGCTGCGCAATCAGGACGTGCCCGTCTACGTGGATCTCGGCGTGGCCGACTTCGGCATCGTGGGCAAGGACGTGCTGGTCGAGTCGGGGCGGGCCGTGTTCGAGCCGGTGGACCTCCGGTTCGCGGCCTGCCGCCTCTCACTGATCCGCGAGGTGGGGGCGGGGGGGCCGATCACGCGGGTCGCCACCAAGTACCCCCGCTCGGCCCGCGCCTACCTCGCCGCGCAGGGCATCCCCGCCGAGATCGTCAAGCTGTCCGGCAACATCGAACTCGCGGCGCTGACGGGCCTCGCCGACGCGGTGGTGGACCTCGTGCAGACGGGGAGCACCCTGCGGGCCAATGGGCTGGAGGAGCGCGACGTGCTGTTTCACTCCTCCGCCCGGCTGGTGGTCAACCGCACCGCCCTCAAGCTGCGGCGCGAGCGGCTGCGCCCCTTGATCGAGCGGTTGCGGGAACTGGTGGCGACGGGGTGA
- a CDS encoding TetR/AcrR family transcriptional regulator codes for MTVSSTRPHPPAPDTTRARILTEAARLFVASGYHGVSMREVAAAVGVTKPALYHHYADKEALFLAMLDGTLTGLARLVAHAGTQVGVRAQLETLVGDLLASAPEQRVGLQLAGELRHVSPERRAAFENDYRRVWMGGLNGLIEAAASRGELRGDLPPGVLTRALLALLYPLVTGAPPSDPVGTARGLLTIYLDGAAGDPRAGARPEHEGPSSGI; via the coding sequence GTGACCGTCTCGTCCACCCGCCCCCATCCGCCCGCCCCCGACACCACCCGCGCCCGCATCCTGACCGAGGCGGCGCGGCTGTTCGTGGCAAGCGGGTATCACGGGGTCTCCATGCGCGAGGTGGCAGCGGCCGTCGGCGTGACCAAGCCCGCGCTCTACCACCACTACGCGGACAAGGAAGCGCTCTTTCTGGCGATGCTGGACGGCACCCTGACCGGCCTGGCGCGGCTGGTGGCCCACGCGGGCACGCAGGTGGGGGTGCGGGCACAGCTCGAAACGTTGGTGGGGGACCTGCTGGCGAGTGCCCCCGAGCAGCGCGTTGGCCTGCAACTGGCGGGCGAACTGCGCCACGTCTCCCCCGAGCGCCGCGCCGCCTTCGAGAACGACTACCGCCGGGTGTGGATGGGCGGCCTGAACGGGCTGATCGAGGCGGCCGCCTCGCGGGGAGAGTTGCGGGGCGACCTGCCCCCCGGCGTCCTGACCCGTGCGCTGCTCGCGCTGCTGTACCCGCTGGTGACCGGCGCCCCGCCCAGTGATCCGGTGGGAACCGCCCGTGGCCTGCTGACCATCTACCTCGACGGGGCGGCGGGCGACCCCCGTGCCGGGGCGCGGCCGGAACATGAAGGGCCTTCATCTGGCATTTAA
- a CDS encoding thioredoxin domain-containing protein: MTRLQGNNQNRTVLVIGTLIAALLIALAVYAVRGNSGGNTGGDTATFNLGGQPVIGQADAPVTVAVFEDFKCPNCKRFEEEFMPEIRAQYIDTGRARLVHMNFPFLAEAARLPEDDSKYAAQAVECAFVQGGTEAYEALRQIIFRAQGPESELWATKSRLKELAQNVEGLDQARFATCLDNDETAAAVEADEQQARQANVPGTPAVFVNGRLLDSYDAATVGAAIEAAAN; the protein is encoded by the coding sequence GTGACCCGACTGCAAGGCAACAACCAGAACCGCACGGTGCTGGTGATCGGCACGCTGATCGCCGCCCTCCTGATCGCGCTGGCCGTCTACGCGGTGCGCGGCAATTCCGGCGGCAACACGGGTGGCGACACCGCCACCTTCAACCTTGGAGGCCAGCCGGTGATTGGACAGGCGGACGCGCCCGTCACCGTCGCCGTCTTCGAGGACTTCAAGTGCCCCAACTGCAAACGGTTCGAGGAGGAGTTCATGCCTGAGATTCGTGCCCAGTACATCGACACCGGGCGGGCGCGGCTGGTTCATATGAACTTCCCGTTCCTGGCCGAGGCGGCCCGGCTCCCCGAAGACGACAGCAAATACGCCGCGCAGGCTGTGGAGTGTGCGTTCGTCCAGGGCGGCACGGAGGCCTACGAGGCCCTCCGGCAGATCATCTTCCGGGCACAGGGTCCCGAGAGCGAGCTGTGGGCCACCAAGTCGCGCCTGAAGGAACTCGCCCAGAATGTCGAGGGGCTGGACCAGGCCCGCTTCGCCACCTGCCTGGACAACGACGAGACCGCCGCCGCCGTCGAGGCCGACGAGCAGCAGGCGCGGCAGGCGAATGTACCGGGCACGCCCGCGGTGTTCGTGAACGGGCGCCTGCTGGACAGCTACGACGCGGCCACCGTCGGCGCGGCCATCGAAGCTGCCGCCAACTGA
- the aspS gene encoding aspartate--tRNA(Asn) ligase, with protein MTTTLPRTLTSALPAHAGETVRLQGFLHARRDLGGVQFLVLRDRAGLVQCVGSGLDLPLPESSIEVVGRVTAHPKAPGGYEVQVESFRVLTPAAEPPPVEIPKMEWHVHPETMLDYRVVTVRGLRERAILKVQAELVSAFRDHLRGEGFTEISTPKIVSAGAEGGANLFPIDYFGHPAYLAQSPQLYKQIMVGVFERVFEVAPVYRAEEHATSRHLNEYLSLDVELGFIESEEDVMDVETRVLAAIMERLREHAAPELALLGATLPEVPAHIPRIPLLDARRLVEEKYGHPVGGKDLDPEAERLLSQHYAETEGTDFVFVTKYPRAARPFYAYPEGEGLTRGFDLLFRGIEITSGGQRIHEYPMLQESIAAYRLNPEALAGYAEVFKYGMPPHGGFAIGAERLTARLLGIGNVRFARAFPRDRHRLTP; from the coding sequence ATGACCACCACGCTTCCCCGCACCCTGACCTCGGCCCTTCCCGCCCACGCGGGAGAGACCGTTCGACTGCAAGGCTTCCTGCACGCCCGCCGCGACCTGGGGGGCGTGCAATTTTTGGTGCTGCGCGACCGCGCGGGGCTGGTGCAGTGCGTGGGGAGCGGGCTGGACCTGCCACTGCCGGAGAGCAGCATCGAGGTCGTCGGGCGCGTCACCGCCCACCCCAAGGCCCCCGGCGGGTACGAGGTGCAGGTGGAGTCCTTCCGGGTGCTGACCCCCGCCGCCGAGCCGCCCCCCGTAGAAATCCCCAAGATGGAGTGGCACGTTCACCCCGAGACGATGCTGGACTACCGGGTGGTCACCGTGCGCGGCCTGCGCGAGCGGGCGATCCTGAAGGTGCAGGCCGAACTCGTCTCAGCCTTCCGTGACCACCTGCGGGGCGAGGGCTTCACCGAGATCAGCACGCCCAAGATCGTCTCGGCGGGGGCGGAGGGCGGCGCGAACCTCTTTCCCATCGACTACTTCGGGCATCCGGCGTACCTCGCGCAGAGTCCGCAGCTCTACAAACAGATTATGGTGGGCGTCTTCGAGCGTGTCTTCGAGGTCGCGCCCGTCTACCGCGCCGAGGAACACGCGACCTCCCGCCACCTCAACGAGTACCTCTCGCTGGACGTGGAGCTGGGCTTTATCGAGTCCGAGGAGGACGTGATGGACGTGGAAACCCGCGTCCTGGCCGCCATCATGGAGCGGCTACGCGAGCACGCGGCCCCCGAACTCGCCCTGCTGGGGGCCACCCTGCCGGAGGTGCCCGCCCACATTCCGCGCATCCCGCTGCTGGACGCCCGGCGGCTGGTGGAGGAGAAGTACGGCCACCCGGTCGGCGGCAAGGACCTCGACCCGGAGGCCGAGCGCCTGCTCTCGCAGCACTACGCGGAGACGGAAGGCACCGATTTCGTCTTCGTCACGAAGTACCCCCGCGCCGCCCGGCCCTTCTACGCCTACCCGGAGGGGGAGGGCCTGACGCGCGGCTTTGACCTGCTGTTCCGGGGCATCGAGATCACGTCGGGCGGGCAGCGCATCCACGAGTACCCCATGCTGCAAGAATCCATCGCGGCCTACCGCCTGAACCCGGAGGCGCTCGCGGGCTACGCCGAGGTCTTCAAGTACGGCATGCCCCCCCACGGCGGCTTCGCCATCGGCGCCGAGCGCCTGACCGCGCGGCTGCTGGGGATCGGCAACGTGCGCTTTGCGCGGGCCTTCCCCCGCGACCGCCACCGGCTGACGCCCTGA